A region of Pseudomonas sp. Marseille-Q3773 DNA encodes the following proteins:
- a CDS encoding RNA polymerase factor sigma-54: MKPSLVLKMGQQLTMTPQLQQAIRLLQLSTLDLQQEIQEALESNPMLERQEDGDDFDNSDPMADNAENKPVAEVQDNSFQESTSSADNLEDGEWSERIPNELPVDTAWEDIYQTSASSLPSSDDDEWDFTTRTSAGESLQSHLLWQLNLAPMSDTDRLIAVTLIDSINGQGYLEDTLEEICAGFDPELDIELDEVEAVLHRIQQFEPAGVGARNLGECLLLQLRQLPANTPWMNEAKRLVTDFIDLLGSRDYSQLMRRMKIKEDELRQVIELVQSLNPRPGSQIESSEPEYVVPDVIVRKNNDRWLVELNQEAIPRLRVNPQYAGFVRRADTSADNTFMRNQLQEARWFIKSLQSRNETLMKVATQIVEHQRGFLDHGDEAMKPLVLHDIAEAVGMHESTISRVTTQKYMHTPRGIYELKYFFSSHVSTSEGGECSSTAIRAIIKKLVAAENQKKPLSDSKIAGLLEAQGIQVARRTVAKYRESLGIAPSSERKRLM, translated from the coding sequence ATGAAACCATCGCTCGTCCTAAAAATGGGCCAGCAACTGACGATGACGCCGCAGTTGCAACAGGCCATCCGCCTGCTCCAGCTCTCCACCCTGGACCTCCAACAGGAAATCCAGGAAGCGCTGGAGTCGAACCCGATGCTCGAACGTCAGGAAGACGGCGACGACTTCGATAACAGCGACCCGATGGCGGACAACGCCGAGAACAAACCGGTCGCCGAAGTCCAGGACAACAGCTTCCAGGAAAGCACCAGCAGTGCCGATAACCTTGAAGACGGTGAGTGGAGCGAGCGCATTCCCAACGAGCTGCCGGTCGACACCGCCTGGGAAGACATCTACCAGACCAGCGCCAGCAGCCTGCCGAGCAGCGACGATGACGAATGGGACTTCACCACGCGGACATCGGCCGGTGAAAGCCTGCAAAGCCACCTGCTGTGGCAGCTGAACCTGGCACCGATGTCGGATACCGACCGCCTGATCGCCGTCACCCTGATCGACAGCATCAATGGCCAGGGCTACCTGGAAGACACCCTCGAGGAAATCTGCGCCGGTTTCGACCCTGAGCTGGATATCGAGCTGGACGAAGTCGAAGCGGTACTGCACCGTATCCAGCAGTTCGAGCCGGCCGGCGTCGGCGCTCGCAACCTCGGCGAATGCCTGCTGCTGCAACTGCGCCAGCTGCCAGCCAACACCCCGTGGATGAACGAAGCCAAGCGCCTGGTCACCGATTTCATCGACCTGCTCGGTAGCCGCGACTACAGCCAGTTGATGCGGCGCATGAAAATCAAGGAGGACGAGCTGCGCCAGGTCATCGAGCTGGTGCAGAGCCTCAACCCGCGCCCGGGGTCGCAGATCGAGTCCAGCGAGCCTGAATACGTGGTGCCCGACGTCATCGTGCGCAAGAACAATGACCGCTGGCTGGTGGAGCTGAACCAGGAGGCCATCCCGCGCCTGCGCGTCAACCCGCAGTACGCCGGTTTTGTGCGCCGGGCCGATACCAGTGCCGACAACACCTTCATGCGCAACCAGCTGCAGGAAGCGCGCTGGTTCATCAAGAGCCTGCAAAGCCGCAACGAGACCCTGATGAAGGTGGCCACGCAGATCGTCGAGCACCAGCGCGGCTTCCTCGACCACGGCGACGAAGCGATGAAACCCCTGGTGCTGCATGACATCGCCGAGGCCGTGGGCATGCACGAGTCGACCATTTCGCGGGTTACCACGCAGAAATACATGCACACGCCGCGTGGCATCTACGAACTGAAATACTTTTTCTCCAGCCACGTGAGCACCTCCGAAGGCGGCGAATGCTCGTCCACGGCGATCCGCGCGATCATCAAGAAACTGGTTGCGGCGGAAAATCAGAAAAAGCCATTGAGTGACAGCAAGATCGCTGGTTTACTGGAGGCACAAGGCATCCAGGTAGCCCGTCGCACCGTCGCCAAGTACCGCGAGTCTCTCGGCATCGCACCGTCGAGCGAACGCAAGCGACTGATGTAG
- a CDS encoding HPr family phosphocarrier protein: MPAREITIINKLGLHARAAAKFVGVAGRFPCQVRVGRAPDKLVDGKSIMAVMMLAAGKGTQVYLHTEGDQDDEAMQALVELINNYFDEGE, translated from the coding sequence ATGCCCGCCCGTGAAATCACCATCATCAACAAGCTGGGGCTGCACGCCCGGGCGGCAGCCAAGTTTGTCGGCGTGGCCGGCCGCTTCCCCTGCCAGGTCAGGGTCGGCCGCGCGCCGGACAAGCTGGTGGATGGCAAGAGCATCATGGCGGTAATGATGCTGGCGGCAGGCAAAGGCACCCAGGTGTACCTGCATACCGAAGGGGATCAGGACGACGAAGCCATGCAAGCGCTGGTCGAGTTGATCAACAACTATTTCGACGAAGGCGAGTAA
- the ptsN gene encoding PTS IIA-like nitrogen regulatory protein PtsN, translating to MIRLETILTPGRSLVNVPGGSKKRALEKVATIISEQVPELEMQDIFEKLVAREKLGSTGFGNGIAIPHCRLHGCSAPVSALLHLEAPIDYDAIDGAPVDLLFVLLVPEAATDAHLELLRQIASMLDRKEVRDRLRAATSSEALFQVVLDVQNEH from the coding sequence ATGATCCGACTTGAAACCATCCTGACCCCCGGCCGTTCCCTGGTGAACGTGCCGGGTGGCAGCAAGAAGCGCGCCCTGGAAAAGGTCGCCACCATCATCTCCGAACAAGTGCCGGAACTGGAGATGCAGGACATCTTCGAAAAACTGGTTGCCCGGGAAAAACTCGGCTCGACCGGTTTCGGCAATGGCATTGCCATTCCCCACTGCCGGCTCCACGGATGCTCGGCTCCGGTCAGCGCCCTGCTGCACCTGGAAGCCCCGATCGACTATGACGCCATCGATGGTGCTCCGGTGGACCTGCTGTTCGTCCTGCTGGTGCCAGAAGCCGCCACCGATGCTCATCTGGAACTGCTGCGCCAGATTGCCAGCATGCTTGATCGCAAGGAGGTGCGTGATCGCCTGCGTGCGGCCACCAGCAGCGAGGCCCTGTTCCAGGTTGTCCTGGACGTACAGAACGAGCACTGA
- the rapZ gene encoding RNase adapter RapZ: MRLIIVSGRSGSGKSTALDVLEDHGFYCIDNLPAGLLPQLAENALINTELLQPKVAVSIDARNLPSHLSRFPELLEEARARHIKCDVLFLDADEDTLLKRFSETRRRHPLTNADRSLAEAIRVESELLGPISDLADLKIDTTSLNLYQLRDSIKLRLLNQPEPGTAFLVESFGFKRGMPVDADLVFDVRCLPNPYWKPELREHSGLEQPVIDYLAAQPDVEEMFNDISSYLLKWLPRFAASNRAYVTIAIGCTGGHHRSVYLTERLGQLLQQSLKNVQVRHRDL, translated from the coding sequence ATGCGCCTGATCATCGTCAGCGGCCGCTCCGGCTCCGGCAAGAGCACCGCCCTCGACGTCCTGGAAGACCATGGTTTCTACTGCATTGACAACCTGCCCGCCGGGCTGTTGCCGCAGCTGGCGGAAAATGCCCTGATCAATACCGAGCTGCTGCAACCCAAGGTCGCCGTGTCGATCGACGCACGCAACCTGCCCAGCCATCTGTCCCGTTTCCCCGAGTTGCTCGAGGAGGCCCGCGCCCGGCATATCAAGTGCGACGTACTGTTCCTGGATGCGGACGAAGACACCCTGCTCAAGCGCTTTTCGGAAACCCGCCGACGCCACCCGCTGACCAATGCCGACCGTTCGCTGGCAGAGGCAATCCGCGTGGAGAGCGAACTGCTTGGGCCGATTTCCGACCTGGCCGACCTGAAAATCGACACCACCAGCCTGAACCTCTACCAGTTGCGGGATTCGATCAAGCTGCGCCTGCTGAACCAGCCCGAGCCTGGCACGGCATTCCTGGTCGAGTCGTTCGGTTTCAAGCGCGGCATGCCGGTCGATGCCGACCTGGTGTTCGACGTGCGCTGCCTGCCCAACCCCTACTGGAAGCCCGAGTTGCGTGAGCATTCCGGCCTCGAGCAACCGGTGATCGATTATCTGGCCGCCCAGCCGGACGTCGAAGAAATGTTCAACGACATTTCCAGCTACCTCCTCAAGTGGCTGCCCCGCTTCGCTGCCAGCAACCGCGCCTATGTCACCATTGCCATTGGCTGCACTGGCGGCCACCACCGTTCGGTATACCTCACCGAACGCCTCGGCCAGTTGCTGCAGCAATCCCTGAAAAACGTCCAGGTTCGCCACCGCGACCTCTAG
- the raiA gene encoding ribosome-associated translation inhibitor RaiA, translated as MQVNISGQHVEVTQPLRDYVLEKLARVESHFDKITNVQVIMKVEKLQQKVEATLQIPGGEVVANAEHEDMYAAIDALADKLDRQLKKHKEKQQSLLQGAAAR; from the coding sequence ATGCAAGTCAATATCAGTGGACAGCATGTAGAAGTCACCCAGCCACTGCGCGATTACGTGCTTGAAAAGCTCGCCCGCGTGGAAAGTCACTTCGACAAGATCACCAACGTGCAGGTCATCATGAAGGTCGAGAAGCTGCAGCAGAAGGTCGAGGCGACCCTGCAGATTCCCGGCGGCGAAGTGGTTGCCAACGCCGAACACGAAGACATGTATGCAGCGATCGATGCCTTGGCCGACAAGCTCGACCGCCAACTGAAAAAACACAAGGAAAAACAGCAGAGCCTGCTGCAAGGTGCAGCTGCCCGCTGA
- a CDS encoding carbon-nitrogen hydrolase family protein — protein sequence MKVAVIQMVSQDDVLANLQRAGALLEQAASGGARLAVLPENFAAMGRKDAAAIGRAEALGEGPILPWLKRTARDLRLWIVAGTLPLPPVGQPEAKAHACSLLIDEHGEVAARYDKLHLFDVDVADNRGRYRESDDYAHGAQVVVADTPVGRLGLSVCYDLRFPELYSALRAAGAELITAPAAFTAVTGAAHWEVLVRARAIETQCYLLAAAQGGTHPGPRETHGHAAIIDPWGRIVAEQAHGEAVLLAERDIDEQASIRARMPVLSHRRFFSQDALRPAHTSE from the coding sequence ATGAAGGTTGCAGTCATCCAGATGGTCAGCCAGGACGATGTGCTGGCCAACCTGCAACGCGCCGGTGCCCTGCTGGAGCAGGCAGCATCCGGCGGCGCGCGCCTGGCCGTGCTGCCGGAAAACTTCGCCGCCATGGGGCGCAAGGATGCCGCCGCCATCGGCCGCGCCGAAGCGCTGGGCGAAGGGCCTATCCTGCCATGGTTGAAACGCACCGCCCGCGACCTCAGGTTATGGATTGTCGCCGGTACCTTGCCGTTGCCACCGGTCGGTCAGCCCGAAGCCAAGGCCCATGCCTGTTCGTTGCTGATCGACGAACACGGCGAGGTGGCGGCACGCTATGACAAGCTGCACCTGTTCGATGTGGACGTCGCCGACAACCGTGGCCGCTATCGGGAGTCCGATGACTATGCCCATGGCGCCCAGGTGGTGGTAGCGGATACCCCGGTGGGGCGGCTGGGGTTGAGCGTGTGCTACGACCTGCGCTTCCCCGAGCTCTACAGCGCATTGCGTGCTGCGGGTGCGGAGCTGATCACGGCGCCGGCCGCCTTCACCGCGGTAACCGGCGCGGCTCACTGGGAGGTGCTGGTGCGCGCCCGCGCCATCGAAACCCAGTGCTACCTGCTGGCGGCAGCGCAGGGCGGTACCCACCCGGGGCCACGGGAAACCCATGGCCATGCGGCGATCATCGACCCTTGGGGGCGCATCGTCGCGGAACAGGCGCACGGCGAAGCGGTACTGCTGGCCGAGCGCGACATCGACGAACAAGCGTCCATCCGGGCGCGCATGCCGGTGCTGTCGCACCGGCGCTTCTTTTCGCAGGACGCGTTGCGGCCTGCGCACACCTCGGAGTGA
- the tldD gene encoding metalloprotease TldD, which yields MSQMLSTVSEQLLAPGGLTLDSLQSVLGELAGPGIDAADLYFQGQISETWALEDGIVKEGSFNLDQGVGVRAQSGEKTGFAYSNAINLEALTSAARAARSISRAGQDGKVQAFRSQDVAALYPADNPLDVLSRAEKVELLKRVDAATRALDPRIQQVSVSMAGVWERILVAAADGSLAADVRPLVRFNVSVIVEQNGRRERGGQGGGGRTDYRFFTEERVMGYAREALRQALVNLEAIPAPAGTLPVVLGSGWSGVLLHEAVGHGLEGDFNRKGSSAFSGRIGEKVASSLCTIVDDGTLEGRRGSLSVDDEGTPTECTTLIENGVLKGYMQDKLNARLMGMAVTGNGRRESYAHLPMPRMTNTYMRAGESDPQEIIASVKKGIYCANLGGGQVDITSGKFVFSTSEAYLIEDGKITAPVKGATLIGNGPEAMSRVSMVGNDLALDSGVGTCGKDGQSVPVGVGQPTLKLDAITVGGTGA from the coding sequence ATGAGCCAGATGTTATCCACCGTCAGCGAACAGCTCCTGGCCCCAGGCGGCTTGACCCTGGACAGCCTGCAGAGCGTGCTCGGTGAGTTGGCCGGCCCCGGCATCGACGCCGCCGACCTGTATTTCCAGGGCCAGATCTCGGAAACCTGGGCGCTGGAAGACGGCATCGTCAAAGAGGGCAGCTTCAACCTGGACCAGGGCGTGGGCGTGCGTGCCCAGTCCGGCGAAAAGACCGGTTTTGCCTACAGCAACGCGATCAACCTCGAGGCGTTGACCTCGGCGGCCCGCGCCGCCCGTTCGATTTCGCGCGCCGGGCAGGACGGCAAGGTGCAGGCCTTCCGCAGCCAGGATGTAGCCGCCCTGTACCCCGCGGACAACCCGCTGGATGTGCTCAGCCGTGCCGAGAAGGTCGAGCTGCTGAAGCGGGTCGATGCCGCAACCCGTGCCCTTGACCCGCGCATCCAGCAGGTCAGCGTGAGCATGGCAGGGGTCTGGGAGCGCATCCTGGTCGCTGCGGCCGATGGCAGCCTGGCCGCCGATGTGCGCCCGCTGGTGCGCTTCAACGTCAGTGTCATCGTCGAGCAGAATGGCCGCCGCGAGCGGGGCGGGCAGGGCGGTGGCGGGCGTACCGATTACCGCTTCTTCACCGAAGAGCGGGTCATGGGCTATGCCCGCGAAGCGCTGCGCCAGGCGCTGGTGAACCTGGAGGCGATCCCGGCGCCGGCCGGTACCTTGCCGGTGGTGCTGGGGTCGGGCTGGTCGGGCGTGCTGCTGCACGAGGCCGTCGGCCATGGCCTGGAGGGCGACTTCAACCGCAAGGGCAGTTCGGCGTTCAGTGGCCGCATCGGCGAGAAAGTGGCGTCGAGCCTGTGCACCATCGTTGACGACGGCACCTTGGAGGGCCGCCGCGGTTCGCTGAGCGTGGATGATGAAGGCACACCGACCGAGTGCACCACGCTGATCGAAAATGGCGTGCTCAAAGGCTACATGCAGGACAAGCTGAACGCCCGCCTGATGGGCATGGCGGTGACCGGCAACGGGCGCCGGGAATCCTACGCCCACCTGCCGATGCCACGCATGACCAACACCTACATGCGTGCTGGCGAAAGCGACCCGCAGGAAATTATCGCCTCGGTGAAAAAAGGCATCTACTGCGCCAACCTGGGCGGCGGTCAGGTGGATATCACCAGCGGCAAGTTCGTGTTCTCGACGAGTGAGGCCTACCTGATCGAAGATGGCAAGATCACCGCGCCCGTGAAAGGGGCGACCTTGATTGGCAATGGCCCGGAGGCAATGAGCCGGGTGTCGATGGTTGGTAACGACCTGGCGCTGGACAGCGGAGTCGGGACGTGTGGCAAGGACGGGCAATCGGTGCCGGTCGGGGTCGGGCAGCCGACCTTGAAGCTGGATGCGATCACGGTGGGTGGTACGGGGGCGTGA
- a CDS encoding FagA protein, with amino-acid sequence MMFMKPVFRELPYLDNWRWLSLRIRCALEPDEPRLIEHYLAEGRYLVCCTETSPWTVALSAFRLLLDTACDRMLPWHWRCQCLDQAWRPLLDLRNLDRQANNQRWQPYALQLANCRLLPSISPDELMQGSEHE; translated from the coding sequence ATGATGTTCATGAAACCCGTCTTCCGCGAATTGCCCTACCTGGACAACTGGCGTTGGCTCAGCCTGCGCATCCGCTGCGCGCTCGAGCCCGACGAGCCGCGCCTGATCGAGCACTACCTGGCTGAAGGGCGCTATCTGGTGTGCTGCACCGAAACCTCGCCGTGGACAGTGGCTTTGAGCGCCTTCCGCCTGCTGCTGGATACCGCCTGCGACCGCATGCTGCCGTGGCATTGGCGCTGCCAGTGCCTGGACCAGGCCTGGCGCCCGCTACTGGACCTGCGCAACCTCGACCGCCAGGCCAACAACCAGCGGTGGCAACCTTACGCCCTGCAGCTGGCCAATTGCCGCCTGCTGCCGTCGATTTCCCCCGATGAACTGATGCAAGGATCTGAACATGAGTGA
- the pmbA gene encoding metalloprotease PmbA produces the protein MSAVQSVGPKDLPALQEQVEAIIAEARRQGASACEVAVSLEQGLSTTVRQREVETVEFNRDQGFGITLYVGQRKGSASTSASGPEAIRETVAAALAIARHTSEDTCSGLADAALMAREIPDLDLYHDWDLEPEKAIEMALACEAAAFDADPRIQNADGTTLNTHQGCRVYGNSHGFIGSYASTRHSLSCVMIAEGDGQMQRDYWYDVNRQGNLLADPRSIGMRAAQRAASRLGARPVPTCEVPVLFSAELAGGLFGSFLSAISGGNLYRKSSFLEGTLGQRLFPTWLTLDERPHIPRALGSAAFDGDGLATYAKPFVDNGELVSYLLGTYSGRKLGLPSTANAGGVHNLFVSHGVEDQAALIRRMGRGLLVTELMGHGLNMVTGDYSRGAAGFWVENGEIQHAVQEVTIAGNMKDMFQQIVAIGSDLETRSNIHTGSVLIERMTVAGS, from the coding sequence ATGAGTGCAGTCCAGAGCGTAGGTCCCAAGGACCTGCCAGCTTTGCAGGAGCAGGTCGAGGCGATCATCGCCGAGGCGCGCCGCCAGGGGGCCAGCGCCTGCGAAGTGGCGGTGTCGCTGGAGCAGGGCCTGTCCACCACGGTACGCCAGCGCGAGGTCGAAACGGTCGAGTTCAATCGCGACCAGGGCTTTGGCATCACCCTCTATGTCGGCCAGCGCAAAGGCTCGGCCAGTACCTCGGCCAGTGGCCCGGAGGCCATTCGCGAGACCGTCGCCGCTGCCCTGGCGATTGCCAGGCATACGTCCGAGGACACATGTTCCGGCTTGGCCGATGCGGCGCTGATGGCCCGCGAAATTCCCGACCTTGACCTGTACCATGACTGGGATCTGGAGCCCGAGAAGGCGATCGAGATGGCGCTGGCCTGCGAGGCGGCGGCATTCGACGCCGACCCGCGCATCCAGAACGCTGATGGCACCACCCTCAATACCCATCAGGGATGCCGCGTATATGGCAACAGCCATGGCTTCATCGGTAGCTACGCTTCTACCCGGCACAGCCTGAGCTGCGTGATGATCGCCGAAGGCGATGGGCAGATGCAGCGCGACTACTGGTACGACGTGAACCGTCAGGGCAACCTGTTGGCCGACCCGCGTAGCATTGGCATGCGCGCTGCCCAGCGTGCCGCCAGCCGGCTGGGGGCGCGGCCAGTGCCGACCTGCGAAGTGCCGGTGCTGTTTTCCGCCGAACTGGCCGGTGGCCTGTTCGGCAGCTTCCTGTCGGCCATTTCCGGCGGCAACCTGTACCGCAAGTCGTCGTTCCTTGAGGGCACCCTCGGCCAACGCCTGTTCCCTACCTGGTTGACCCTCGACGAGCGCCCTCATATTCCGCGCGCATTGGGCAGCGCAGCGTTCGATGGCGACGGCCTTGCGACCTATGCCAAGCCGTTCGTGGACAATGGTGAGCTGGTGTCCTACCTGCTGGGTACCTATTCCGGGCGCAAGCTGGGCCTGCCAAGTACGGCCAATGCCGGCGGCGTGCATAACCTGTTCGTCAGCCATGGTGTCGAAGACCAGGCGGCGCTGATCCGGCGCATGGGCCGCGGGTTGCTGGTGACCGAGCTGATGGGGCATGGGCTGAACATGGTGACGGGCGATTATTCGCGTGGTGCGGCGGGCTTCTGGGTCGAGAATGGCGAGATCCAGCATGCGGTGCAGGAAGTGACCATTGCCGGCAACATGAAGGACATGTTCCAGCAGATTGTGGCGATTGGCAGCGATCTTGAGACCCGCAGCAATATCCACACCGGCTCGGTGCTGATCGAGCGGATGACGGTGGCGGGTAGCTGA
- a CDS encoding class II fumarate hydratase, which translates to MSDTRIERDSMGELQVPAQALYGAQTQRAVDNFPISGQRMPAQFIRALLLAKAAAAKANVELQQLSMAQGGAIVSAVEQLLAGDFIQHFPVDVFQTGSGTSSNMNANEVIATLASRALGDTVSANDHVNCGQSSNDIIPTTIHVSAALALHEQLLPALAHLVQVIEVKSKQVHQYVKTGRTHLMDAMPVRMSQVLDGWAAQLNGAKAHIEATLPSLQALAQGGTAVGTGINAHPQFAASFARQLSSLTRIEFSPGQNLFALIGSQDTAVALSGQLKTAAVALMKIANDLRWMNSGPLAGLGEIELQGLQPGSSIMPGKVNPVIPEATAMVAAQVIGNDATIAIAGQSGNFELNVMLPVIARNLLESIELMANASRLLADKAIASFRVNDSKLKEALARNPILVTALNPIIGYLKAAEIAKTAYQQGRPIIDVAQEHTDLSREQLETLLDPEKLTAGGL; encoded by the coding sequence ATGAGTGATACCCGTATCGAGCGTGACAGCATGGGCGAACTGCAGGTACCGGCCCAGGCCCTGTACGGTGCCCAGACCCAGCGCGCGGTCGACAATTTCCCGATCAGCGGCCAGCGCATGCCCGCCCAGTTCATTCGTGCGCTGCTGTTGGCCAAGGCTGCGGCGGCCAAGGCCAACGTCGAGCTGCAACAGCTGTCCATGGCGCAGGGTGGGGCCATCGTCAGCGCCGTCGAACAACTGCTGGCGGGGGATTTCATCCAGCACTTCCCGGTGGATGTGTTCCAGACCGGTTCCGGCACCAGCTCGAACATGAACGCCAACGAGGTGATCGCCACCTTGGCCAGCCGTGCCCTGGGTGACACTGTCAGCGCCAACGACCATGTCAACTGTGGGCAGAGCAGCAATGACATCATCCCCACTACCATCCATGTCAGCGCTGCCTTGGCCCTGCACGAGCAGCTGCTGCCCGCCTTGGCGCATCTGGTGCAGGTGATCGAGGTCAAGTCGAAGCAAGTGCATCAGTACGTCAAGACTGGCCGCACGCACCTGATGGATGCCATGCCAGTACGCATGAGCCAGGTGCTGGATGGCTGGGCTGCACAGCTCAACGGAGCCAAGGCACATATCGAAGCCACCCTGCCGAGCTTGCAGGCGTTGGCCCAGGGTGGGACCGCAGTGGGTACCGGCATCAACGCGCACCCGCAATTCGCTGCCAGCTTCGCCCGTCAGCTCAGCAGCCTGACCCGGATCGAGTTTTCCCCTGGGCAGAATCTGTTCGCCCTGATCGGCTCGCAGGACACCGCCGTAGCCCTGTCCGGCCAGCTCAAGACGGCTGCGGTGGCGTTGATGAAGATCGCCAACGACCTGCGCTGGATGAACTCCGGGCCCCTGGCCGGCCTGGGTGAGATCGAGCTGCAAGGCCTGCAGCCGGGCTCATCGATCATGCCAGGCAAGGTCAACCCGGTGATTCCGGAAGCCACCGCGATGGTCGCCGCCCAGGTGATCGGCAATGACGCCACCATCGCCATTGCTGGTCAATCCGGCAACTTCGAGCTGAATGTGATGCTGCCGGTCATTGCCCGGAACCTGCTGGAAAGCATCGAGCTGATGGCCAATGCCAGCCGCCTGCTGGCCGACAAGGCTATCGCCAGCTTCAGGGTCAACGACAGCAAACTCAAGGAGGCCCTGGCGCGCAACCCGATCCTGGTCACGGCGCTGAACCCGATCATTGGCTACCTTAAGGCCGCCGAAATCGCCAAGACTGCCTACCAGCAGGGGCGCCCGATCATCGATGTGGCACAGGAGCATACCGATCTGTCGCGTGAGCAACTGGAAACGCTGCTGGACCCGGAGAAGCTCACCGCTGGCGGTCTCTGA
- the yjgA gene encoding ribosome biogenesis factor YjgA, which produces MVDSNDDAFDGEKSKTQIKRELHALVELGERLTTLKADTLARLPLTDELRKALAEASKHTAHGARKRHMSFVGKLMRVQDLDAIHALLEQMDSSTRQYNERFHSLERWRDRLIDGNDEDLERFVNEYPDTDRQQLRSLVRHAQHEKARNKPPAAARKVFKYIRDLDELQRGLR; this is translated from the coding sequence ATGGTTGATTCAAACGACGACGCCTTCGACGGCGAAAAAAGCAAAACCCAGATCAAGCGTGAACTGCATGCGCTGGTCGAACTCGGCGAGCGCCTCACCACGCTCAAGGCTGATACCTTGGCGCGCCTGCCGTTGACCGACGAGTTGCGCAAGGCCCTGGCCGAGGCCAGCAAGCATACCGCCCACGGCGCCCGCAAACGGCACATGTCGTTCGTCGGCAAGCTGATGCGCGTGCAGGACCTGGACGCGATCCACGCCTTGCTCGAACAGATGGACAGCTCCACGCGCCAGTACAACGAGCGTTTCCACAGCCTGGAGCGCTGGCGCGACCGGCTGATCGACGGTAACGATGAAGACCTCGAACGCTTCGTCAACGAGTACCCCGATACCGACCGCCAGCAGTTGCGCTCACTGGTGCGCCATGCCCAGCACGAAAAGGCGCGGAACAAGCCGCCAGCCGCTGCGCGCAAGGTGTTCAAGTACATCCGCGACCTCGACGAATTGCAGCGCGGCTTGCGCTGA